AAAATACTGAGCATGGTAGATAAAAACAGAGAACAATTTACAAGATACATGTAGGTAGGTTGAAATGTGGTAGATATGCCTCTGGAGTTAAGTTCCGGTATTACTGCCAAGATCCCTGCCGGCACAGGTTGAAATGTGGTAGATATGCCTCTGGAGATCATCTTTGACCCTGAAAGAAAGAGGTTTACAGTAGAACAACCCGAATCGGTCAGTTCGCTCCTTAGAACCGCTTACGGACGGTTGGTGAAAGGCAAAATACTTCTGCAACCTGAGGAAGCATTGTTCATACTGGATGCAAGGAACGGAAGATGTATAGACAAAAAGGGCAACCTGTACAAGATAACCGACCTTCTCCCTCTATTCTCCAGGAGAAAACGGTTCATCACGAGATATCTTGCATACAAAGGTTGGAGGGACAGAGGACTCATTGCAAGACCTGTCAACGAATGCAAAGGCCCTTACAACAGAAACCCTGTAAAGAAGTATCCCGAAGGTAGGATCGACCTGTCCGGATACGAAATCAAAGGATTGTTCAGTCGAGACGGGATGTACACAGTGTGCGAGAACGATGAAGATACCAAAGAACTTTATTACAAGTACTGGTTCGGTCAGTACGGTACATACAAAGCTGAAAAGAGGGGTAGTACAACCAAGTACGACATATTCGAAACAGTATTCCTGACGAAGAAAGGAGTATTGGACACGGGATATTCCGCCGAAGAAATAATAGAGATAGCCACCAAGAAAAACAGGTTCTTTGAAATGATGTACAACGTCTATGAAGATTGGCGGGAACACGGATACGTTCTAAAGACGGGTTTCAAGTTCGGGACGCATTTCAGACTGTATTTTCCCGGTGCTTCCCCAGGTAGAAAGGGTAAAGAATGGATACATTCAAAACATGTGGTTCATGTGTTCCCAACAAACAAAAGATTGAGCATCCCCGAATGGGCTCGTGCGGTAAGGGTAGCACACTCAGTACGTAAAACGTTCATCCAGGCTATTCCGGGAAAACTGAAGAGGGAAGACGTTACGCTGGACTATCTGCTGTACCATAGAAAAAAGGGCGGGATCGAAATACCGGGTGAGGATAAACCGAAGTATCTGATGTTGGCACTCAATGAAGAAGACCATA
This is a stretch of genomic DNA from Candidatus Micrarchaeota archaeon. It encodes these proteins:
- the endA gene encoding tRNA-intron lyase; this encodes MVDMPLEIIFDPERKRFTVEQPESVSSLLRTAYGRLVKGKILLQPEEALFILDARNGRCIDKKGNLYKITDLLPLFSRRKRFITRYLAYKGWRDRGLIARPVNECKGPYNRNPVKKYPEGRIDLSGYEIKGLFSRDGMYTVCENDEDTKELYYKYWFGQYGTYKAEKRGSTTKYDIFETVFLTKKGVLDTGYSAEEIIEIATKKNRFFEMMYNVYEDWREHGYVLKTGFKFGTHFRLYFPGASPGRKGKEWIHSKHVVHVFPTNKRLSIPEWARAVRVAHSVRKTFIQAIPGKLKREDVTLDYLLYHRKKGGIEIPGEDKPKYLMLALNEEDHITGRMLSNAIEVCKREGLQLLLSICDRETAITYYLVKRIEIPNSNHEYYEIEWVLP